A segment of the Staphylococcus ratti genome:
AACAATTCGATAAAGATGTCATCACTGTAGCCGTTGGCTATTACCTAAGATACGCATTGAGTTATCGTGATATATCTGAAATATTAAGCGAACGTGGTGTCAATGTTCATCATTCAACAGTCTATCGTTGGGTTCAAGAATATGCACCGATTTTGTATCAGATTTGGAAGAAAAAGTATAAAAAAGCTTATTATAAATGGCGTGCCGATGAGACATATATCAAAATTAAGGGCAAATGGTGCTATTTATATCGTGCGATTGGTGCAGACGGCCATACATTAGATATTTGGCGAGATAATCATGCGGCATATGCGTTTATTAAGCGTCTTATCAAGCAATTTGGCAAACCCCAAATGATAATTACAGATCAAGCACCGTCAACGAAGGCCGCAATGTCTAAACTAATCAAAGATTTTAAACTTAACCCGAACTGTCATTGTACCTCTAAATATTTAAATAATCTCATTGAACAAGATCATCGTCATATCAAAGTAAGGAAAATAAGTTATCAAAGTATCAATACGGCAAAGAATACGTTCAAAGGCATTGAATGTATTTATGGACTATATAAAAAGAACCGCAGATCTCTTCAGATCTACGGGTTTTCGCCATGCCGTGAAATTAGCATCATGCTAGCAAGTTAATACGAAGTATTATTTTAAACATGAGTCTAGAGATTTATTTTTTAGCTTTGCAACAGAATCCTAAAAGATATATATATAAGGAATGTTTGAATTACGTGAGTGTTAAATATAATGATGAATAGGGGTGGGACAAAAATCAGTTTGATTTCGATGTACCACTCTCTTTTGTGTGATCTTTCAAAATCAGTGGGTCGTTATGTGCTTCAATATTCCTCTGTTTGGCATTTTTCTCTCGACAATAACATTTTCTACCGTTTTCGTTTTGACAATGTTTACATAAAAAGTACCGTATCATTAGAAATGACATAGAATGTATCACAAAAACGATAATTTTTAGAAAAGATATCAAAAGCACACATTTCAATGTTAAAATAGACGATATTATCGAATTGTAGTAGAAGGGGTGTTTATAATGATTCAAGCGAATGAAATATTGGATAAGATGAAAAATCAAAAAATTAATTATGATAAAGTTTTGCGAAAAATGATACAAAATTGGGAGCGTGAGGGCGTACGTCCTAAAATTTTATTGCATAGTTGTTGTGCGCCATGCAGTACTTACACATTAGAATTTTTAAAAGAATATGCGGATATTGCGATTTATTTTGCCAACCCAAACATACATCCTAAAAATGAATATTTACGACGTGCTAAAGTTCAAGAACAATTTGTTGAAGATTTTAATGCGCGCACAGGTGCAAATGTAAAATATATAGAAGCGCCTTATCGTCCACATGAATTTATGAAGATGGCAAAAGAAAAAGGTGTAACAGATGCTCCAGAAGGTGGCGCAAGATGTTCGGCATGTTTTGAGATGCGTTTAGATATGGTTGCGCAAGCAGCTGTGGACTTTGGTTACGATTATTTTGGAAGTGCAATTACTTTGTCACCAAAGAAAAATGCGCAACTCATCAATGGAATCGGACTTGAAGTCCAACAACTTTATGATGTCTTTTATTTACCGAGTGATTTCAAGAAAAATAAAGGTTATGAGCGCTCGATTACAATGTGTCAAGAATATGATATCTTCCGTCAATGCTACTGTGGCTGTGTTTTTGCAGCACAACAACAAGGTATTGATTTTAAAACGGTTAATCGACAAGCAAAACTTTTTTTAGAACAAATGAATCATAAATAAGACGAATTAATGTCATTTTTACGATTAGTACATAAAAATGTGAATGTCATCAATACTATTATGATATAATATCCGGGGATATTATTTCCTTTTAGATTTAAGAATTGATGAAATGAAAGAAGGCACAGCTATGAATCGTAAAACATCTTTTTTGATTGCATGCTTATGTCCATTAATGATCGCAGGATGTAGCGTGCAGTCAAAAACAGAAGATGACATTTTAAAAGTCGAACTTCCTTTAAAAACGACCGACATTGCCCCATATCAATCTGACACTTCTGTCAAAATGGGTGCAACAGAAACACTCTTCAAAGTTGCAAATGATGGTAAGGTCACGCCACATTTGGTTAAACAATATCAACAAGTGACACCTCAAACACTTAAACTCACACTTAAACCCAACATTTATTTTCAAAATGGCACACATCTTACTGGAGAAAAAGTAAAACAGAGTTTAGAAAGCGCATTGTCACATGGTGATTTGCTTAAATCTACATTGCCTATTCAAAAGATAGAGGCACATGGACAGTCGCTTACAATTACGACTTCAGAACCTTATCCAGAGTTGACGTCAGAGCTAGCAAGTCCGTTCTCTGCAATTTTTGATACGAAAGCTAAAGAAGACGTCTCCAAACATCCTATTGGAACAGGTCCTTATGAAGTTCAGAAGTACCAACCTTCCCAAGGGATGTCATTAAAGCCAAATCTGCACTATTGGCATGGAAAACCAAAACTTAAAGGCAT
Coding sequences within it:
- a CDS encoding IS6 family transposase; this encodes MNYFRYKQFDKDVITVAVGYYLRYALSYRDISEILSERGVNVHHSTVYRWVQEYAPILYQIWKKKYKKAYYKWRADETYIKIKGKWCYLYRAIGADGHTLDIWRDNHAAYAFIKRLIKQFGKPQMIITDQAPSTKAAMSKLIKDFKLNPNCHCTSKYLNNLIEQDHRHIKVRKISYQSINTAKNTFKGIECIYGLYKKNRRSLQIYGFSPCREISIMLAS
- a CDS encoding epoxyqueuosine reductase QueH — protein: MIQANEILDKMKNQKINYDKVLRKMIQNWEREGVRPKILLHSCCAPCSTYTLEFLKEYADIAIYFANPNIHPKNEYLRRAKVQEQFVEDFNARTGANVKYIEAPYRPHEFMKMAKEKGVTDAPEGGARCSACFEMRLDMVAQAAVDFGYDYFGSAITLSPKKNAQLINGIGLEVQQLYDVFYLPSDFKKNKGYERSITMCQEYDIFRQCYCGCVFAAQQQGIDFKTVNRQAKLFLEQMNHK